One stretch of Leadbetterella byssophila DSM 17132 DNA includes these proteins:
- a CDS encoding decarboxylase: MKRYIDLIQQTFEFPTREFGVDAQNNLLFNNVPLMDVIRKYGTPLRISYLPKIGEHIEHSKILFKNAMKKYNYRGNYTYCYCTKSSHFKFILDTALKHNIHLETSSAFDIPLIETLYEEGKITKDTYVICNGHKMPQYLKNITNLINQGFVNCTPILDNLDEIDHYLENVTADHVNIGIRIATDEEPTFSFYTSRLGIRYKDVDDLYLKKIKPDERFKLKMLHFFINSGIKDTAYYWSELTRFMFKYCEMKRICPELDSIDIGGGMPIQTSVVYNFDYQAMVDEIIENIQWICHKNNVPVPNIFTEFGSYTVGESGAILYKIIDQKQQNDRELWYMIDGSFITQLPDSWGIGQKYIMLPINNWDAPYTKVNLGGLTCDSADYYNTESHSEDLYMPIIDEKNDQYIGFFHTGAYQESLGGYGGIQHCLIPAPKHVLIDRDENGNITTELFADEQTEESMLKILGYRSKRKPAEPLLESASKMQFHEDSKEK, from the coding sequence ATGAAGAGGTACATCGATTTAATACAGCAGACGTTTGAATTTCCTACTCGGGAATTTGGTGTAGATGCCCAAAATAATCTTTTATTTAATAACGTACCTCTGATGGATGTGATCCGAAAGTACGGGACTCCCCTACGGATCAGCTACCTTCCTAAGATTGGTGAGCACATAGAGCATTCTAAAATTCTCTTTAAGAATGCCATGAAGAAATACAATTACAGAGGGAATTATACCTACTGTTATTGTACGAAGTCTTCGCACTTTAAATTCATCTTGGATACGGCGTTAAAGCATAATATCCATTTGGAAACATCTTCTGCATTTGACATTCCTCTTATTGAGACTTTGTATGAAGAAGGAAAGATCACTAAAGACACTTATGTGATATGTAATGGACATAAGATGCCTCAGTATCTAAAGAATATTACTAATCTCATCAATCAAGGATTTGTTAACTGTACTCCTATTCTCGACAATCTGGATGAAATAGATCATTATCTGGAGAATGTTACAGCAGATCATGTGAATATAGGAATCCGTATCGCTACAGATGAGGAACCTACCTTCTCTTTCTATACCTCTCGTCTTGGTATCCGCTACAAAGACGTAGATGACTTGTACCTGAAAAAGATCAAACCGGATGAGCGTTTCAAATTAAAAATGCTCCATTTCTTTATCAACTCAGGTATTAAGGATACAGCTTACTATTGGTCGGAACTAACTCGTTTCATGTTCAAATACTGTGAAATGAAACGCATCTGTCCTGAATTAGACTCCATAGACATCGGTGGAGGTATGCCTATTCAGACATCCGTAGTTTATAATTTCGACTACCAGGCTATGGTGGATGAAATCATTGAGAACATTCAGTGGATCTGTCACAAGAACAATGTACCCGTTCCTAACATCTTTACTGAATTCGGAAGTTATACAGTAGGAGAAAGTGGAGCTATACTATATAAGATCATTGATCAAAAGCAGCAGAACGACAGAGAGCTTTGGTACATGATTGATGGATCATTCATCACTCAGCTTCCTGACTCTTGGGGTATAGGACAAAAGTACATCATGCTTCCTATCAATAACTGGGATGCACCATACACCAAGGTCAATCTAGGAGGATTAACCTGTGATTCAGCAGATTATTACAATACAGAATCTCATTCTGAGGATTTATATATGCCTATCATTGATGAAAAGAATGATCAGTATATAGGATTCTTCCATACCGGTGCTTACCAAGAAAGTTTAGGAGGATATGGTGGAATACAACACTGTCTAATCCCAGCACCTAAACATGTATTGATAGACAGAGATGAGAATGGAAATATAACTACTGAACTCTTTGCTGATGAGCAGACAGAAGAGTCTATGTTGAAAATTTTAGGATATAGAAGCAAAAGGAAGCCAGCAGAACCTCTCTTAGAAAGTGCAAGTAAAATGCAATTTCATGAGGATTCGAAAGAAAAATAG
- a CDS encoding UDP-N-acetylmuramate--L-alanine ligase, translating into MNKVHFIAVGGAVMHNLALALQSKGFEVTGSDDEIYEPALSRLQHAGILPPDFGWFPDKIHTGLDAVILGMHARKDNPELLRAQELGIKVYSFPEYVYEQSKDKKRVVIAGSHGKTSITSMILHVLAYYKKDFDYLVGAQIEGFDLMVRLSHSAPIMVIEGDEYLASALDLRSKFLFYKPHIALISGVAWDHFNVFPKYEDYTGTFSKLADSIERPGVLLYDKTDADAAKLGSVPREGVEEIPYEAYPYKVEEGKVFALTPKGEVGLEVFGEHNLKNLNGARIICEKLGISEDEFFAAIASFKGAAKRLETVAHSDLTHVFRDFAHAPSKVNATTKAVKELYGDRPLVAAYELHTYSSLNKDFLPHYADTLEAADTAIVFFSPHTLEMKRMPALDAEEIKKFFNREDLLVYTDSLALQEYLKKQDWKNKNLLLMSSGTFGGMDFKEFGNSLL; encoded by the coding sequence ATGAATAAAGTCCATTTTATAGCTGTCGGTGGGGCAGTTATGCATAATCTTGCGTTAGCATTGCAGAGTAAAGGTTTTGAGGTTACGGGATCAGACGATGAAATCTATGAGCCGGCTTTGTCCAGATTGCAGCATGCAGGCATTTTGCCTCCGGATTTTGGTTGGTTTCCTGATAAAATCCATACTGGATTAGATGCAGTAATTTTGGGTATGCATGCCCGAAAGGACAATCCTGAACTTCTGAGAGCTCAGGAATTAGGGATAAAAGTGTATTCTTTTCCTGAATATGTTTATGAACAAAGCAAGGATAAAAAACGTGTAGTCATAGCTGGTAGTCATGGGAAAACTTCCATTACAAGTATGATCCTGCATGTACTTGCTTACTATAAGAAGGATTTTGACTATTTAGTAGGGGCTCAGATCGAAGGTTTTGATCTCATGGTGAGACTAAGTCATTCAGCACCTATCATGGTCATAGAAGGGGACGAATACTTGGCCAGTGCTTTGGATTTAAGATCTAAGTTCTTGTTCTATAAGCCCCATATTGCTCTAATCAGTGGAGTAGCCTGGGATCATTTTAATGTATTTCCAAAGTACGAAGATTATACAGGCACCTTTAGTAAACTTGCAGACAGTATTGAGCGACCAGGCGTCTTGCTTTATGATAAGACTGACGCAGATGCTGCTAAATTAGGAAGCGTTCCGAGGGAAGGAGTAGAAGAGATTCCATATGAAGCTTATCCTTATAAGGTGGAAGAAGGCAAGGTTTTTGCTTTAACGCCTAAAGGAGAAGTGGGATTAGAGGTCTTTGGAGAACACAATTTGAAAAACCTGAATGGAGCACGAATCATTTGCGAGAAATTAGGTATATCTGAGGATGAGTTCTTTGCGGCCATTGCCAGCTTTAAAGGTGCAGCAAAACGTCTCGAAACCGTAGCACATTCTGATTTGACCCACGTATTCAGAGATTTTGCACATGCACCTTCAAAAGTGAATGCTACTACTAAGGCGGTGAAAGAATTATACGGAGATCGTCCCTTAGTGGCAGCGTATGAATTGCATACTTATTCCAGCTTAAACAAAGACTTTTTACCTCACTATGCAGATACTTTAGAAGCGGCAGATACTGCCATAGTTTTCTTCTCTCCTCACACGCTTGAGATGAAGAGGATGCCGGCCTTAGATGCGGAGGAGATCAAGAAGTTCTTTAATAGAGAAGACCTTTTAGTATATACGGATTCCCTTGCTTTACAAGAATACCTGAAGAAACAAGATTGGAAAAACAAGAACCTATTACTGATGTCTTCCGGTACCTTTGGTGGCATGGATTTTAAGGAGTTTGGAAATTCTCTTTTATAA
- a CDS encoding glycosyltransferase family 9 protein has translation MKTALVFRFSAMGDVALTLLPIKWALKENPDLRVIMVTRPKFSAFFQNEERIKVHECHFESKHKGPFGLYRLYKELTEYQPDYILDLHQNLRTFALKTYFLGKKCYTLDKHRKEKKDIIKGKSSTPVKHVTEQYRDVFTSAGISTAREIALPAFTTTEATQQKIKNWEIQPPYIGIAPFAQHKGKIWPFEKYLDFVPKLKNAYPKYNILLLGGGKREKELLDQMVSERVYNTVGLFSLEEELELISKLDFLISGDTSNLHFGCLSGTKVYSIWGATHSMLGFGPLYQNTKIEISRAELTCRPCSVFGKEPCKRGDYACLEQISPEKVLNIIKENFQTP, from the coding sequence ATGAAAACGGCGCTGGTATTCAGATTCTCTGCTATGGGAGATGTGGCATTAACACTTCTTCCTATCAAATGGGCACTCAAAGAAAATCCTGATTTGCGTGTGATCATGGTCACACGCCCCAAGTTCTCCGCCTTTTTTCAAAACGAAGAAAGAATCAAGGTCCACGAGTGTCATTTTGAAAGTAAGCACAAAGGGCCATTTGGCCTTTACAGATTGTATAAAGAGCTTACTGAATACCAGCCCGATTATATACTTGATCTCCACCAAAACCTTAGGACTTTTGCCTTAAAGACCTATTTCCTAGGTAAAAAGTGCTACACATTAGATAAGCACAGAAAAGAAAAAAAGGACATCATTAAAGGCAAATCTAGTACACCGGTTAAACATGTTACGGAGCAGTACCGAGATGTGTTTACCTCTGCTGGCATATCCACGGCCAGGGAAATTGCACTCCCTGCCTTTACTACTACAGAAGCTACACAGCAAAAGATCAAAAACTGGGAGATCCAGCCTCCTTATATAGGCATTGCTCCGTTTGCCCAACATAAAGGTAAAATTTGGCCTTTTGAAAAGTATTTGGACTTTGTTCCAAAACTTAAAAATGCCTACCCTAAGTATAACATCCTACTCCTTGGTGGAGGAAAAAGAGAAAAAGAACTCTTAGATCAAATGGTTTCAGAACGGGTATATAATACCGTGGGACTTTTTAGTTTGGAGGAGGAACTGGAATTAATCTCAAAATTAGATTTCCTGATCAGTGGAGATACTTCTAATCTACATTTTGGGTGTTTATCTGGAACCAAGGTCTATTCCATTTGGGGAGCAACTCACAGCATGTTAGGATTTGGTCCTTTGTATCAAAATACTAAGATAGAAATATCTAGAGCGGAACTTACATGCAGGCCATGCTCCGTATTTGGTAAAGAACCTTGTAAAAGAGGAGATTATGCTTGTTTAGAGCAAATCTCCCCAGAAAAGGTACTTAATATTATAAAAGAGAATTTCCAAACTCCTTAA
- a CDS encoding DUF4254 domain-containing protein codes for MKAKEINKIFRESIEDYHITDHVDAPKPEKYEGFEGLLYLKNWIDTVQWHLEDLIRDPEIDPSQLVGLKRRIDASNQHRTDTVEQMDEYLYKTLDGVQIQEGARLNSETPAWLLDRMSILQLKIYHFEDQLKRTDVDAAHLESVKQKLYILKIQEQDLEIAYDELMEDLQAGRKYMKLYKQMKMYNDPSLNPIFYGKK; via the coding sequence ATGAAAGCCAAAGAAATAAACAAAATATTCAGGGAGTCTATTGAAGACTACCATATAACTGACCATGTTGACGCGCCAAAACCAGAAAAATACGAAGGTTTTGAAGGCCTCTTGTATCTAAAAAACTGGATCGATACGGTGCAGTGGCACCTGGAAGATTTAATTCGCGATCCTGAGATTGATCCTTCTCAGCTGGTAGGCCTTAAACGTAGAATTGATGCTTCTAACCAGCATAGGACGGATACTGTAGAACAAATGGACGAGTATCTTTATAAAACCTTAGACGGGGTGCAGATTCAGGAAGGAGCTAGACTTAATTCTGAAACTCCTGCGTGGCTACTGGATAGAATGTCTATTTTACAATTGAAAATCTATCATTTTGAGGACCAATTGAAAAGAACAGATGTAGACGCTGCCCACCTGGAATCCGTTAAGCAGAAACTCTACATCTTAAAGATTCAAGAGCAAGACTTAGAAATAGCTTATGATGAATTAATGGAAGATCTGCAAGCAGGTAGAAAGTACATGAAGCTGTATAAGCAGATGAAAATGTACAATGACCCTAGCTTGAATCCTATCTTCTACGGCAAGAAATGA
- a CDS encoding homoserine kinase: protein MNSIKVFAPATVANVACGFDIFGLAVDNPGDEVILTRRNDSQICIQEITGDGGKLTKDPNKNTVTVPIIKYLESIGSNAGFDVVLHKKMALGSGLGSSSASAVAGVFAANELLGQPLKRKELLPFAMEGERVACGAAHADNVAPALLGGFVVVRSYSPLDVFQVPVPEDLFVSLIHPDVEVNTKDARHILKNEVSMNKAISQMGNVSGMIAGLMSSDYGLIGRSMVDFIIEPIRSILIPRFFEVKMAAMDAGALGCSISGAGPSIFAFSKGRETAEKVATAMKNEFETVNIQATTYVSTINVGGPKIL from the coding sequence TTGAATAGTATAAAAGTATTTGCACCGGCCACTGTAGCTAACGTAGCTTGCGGATTTGACATCTTCGGCTTGGCCGTGGATAATCCTGGAGACGAGGTCATTCTCACACGCAGAAATGACTCTCAGATATGTATACAGGAGATCACGGGGGATGGAGGCAAATTAACCAAAGACCCTAATAAGAACACGGTTACTGTACCCATTATTAAATATTTGGAAAGTATAGGCTCAAATGCCGGATTTGATGTGGTACTGCATAAGAAAATGGCTCTGGGTTCAGGCCTAGGTAGCAGCTCTGCAAGTGCAGTAGCCGGAGTTTTTGCGGCCAATGAATTACTAGGCCAACCTTTGAAAAGGAAAGAACTACTCCCTTTTGCGATGGAAGGCGAAAGAGTAGCATGTGGTGCAGCACACGCAGATAATGTAGCACCCGCTCTTCTAGGAGGTTTTGTAGTAGTAAGGTCCTATTCCCCACTTGATGTATTTCAAGTACCGGTTCCTGAAGACTTATTTGTGAGCCTAATACATCCTGACGTGGAAGTGAATACAAAGGATGCGAGACATATACTTAAAAACGAAGTATCCATGAACAAAGCCATTTCGCAAATGGGTAACGTGAGTGGGATGATAGCCGGACTTATGAGTTCAGACTATGGTCTGATAGGAAGATCAATGGTAGATTTTATCATTGAACCCATCAGATCTATTTTAATTCCGCGCTTCTTCGAGGTTAAAATGGCAGCCATGGATGCCGGTGCATTGGGTTGCAGTATCTCAGGAGCAGGACCTTCAATATTTGCTTTTTCTAAAGGGAGAGAGACAGCGGAAAAAGTGGCAACTGCCATGAAGAATGAATTTGAAACTGTAAACATACAAGCTACCACTTACGTATCTACGATAAATGTAGGTGGTCCTAAAATCTTATGA
- the thrA gene encoding bifunctional aspartate kinase/homoserine dehydrogenase I — protein sequence MRILKFGGTSVGTVQSITEVADIIQKKHSKSQGLVAVFSAMSGVTNKLIEAGNLAATGKSSYQEILKTIEDRHFEVIKALVPVKSQSAILARIKGEINDLEDFLKGITYIQELTPRTSDFLVSFGERLSTQMLAFILQERGIPTEYWDARKIIKTNSTYGCAEVDTLSTHENIIQNLNNTEVIYCVTGFIASDEKGVTTTLGRGGSDYTASILGAALNAEVIEIWTDVNGMMTADPRKVKNAFSIPEISYSEAMELSHFGAKVIYPPSLIPAFQRDIPIRILNTFDSAHPGTIISKTVAQKAYSITGISSIDDIALVNLQGNGMIGVAGVSAKLFGLLADNNISVILITQASSEHSICFAVEPTAGEKVRNILERGFRSEIENGEIENVSIQYNLSILATVGEGMRSSSGISGKLFSVLGKNGINVVATAQGSSELNISVVIKKKDIAKALNAVHESFFEIDGFTINLFILGPTGLIGRTLLRQILAQREYLKKEKNVSIRLVGMTNTRKMLLNPEGIPLDDAIERLLEDGEVVNQSEFFEDMQALNLSNSVFVDCSADKNIIQYYAPLLQSNISIVTPNKVANSGSYEEYALLRDISKRRNVKFLYETNVGAGLPIINTLQGLINSGDQIQKIEAVLSGTLSYIFNTFDIDRSFVDVVKEAKEKGYTEPDPRDDLSGTDVARKILILARECGIKLELEDVEITPILSERALAAPTVDAFYQVLEEENEIYAKQIQTAHEEGKRLRFIARFEEGKAKIGLTAVDATHPFYSLAGSENIVSFTTDRYLHNPLVIKGPGAGAEVTAMGVFADIISLSSFLA from the coding sequence ATGAGAATCCTAAAATTTGGCGGAACTTCTGTAGGCACAGTTCAAAGCATCACAGAAGTAGCAGACATTATCCAAAAGAAACACAGCAAGTCCCAAGGTTTAGTTGCCGTATTTTCAGCCATGTCAGGTGTGACAAACAAGCTTATTGAAGCGGGAAATTTGGCGGCAACTGGCAAATCAAGCTATCAAGAGATCCTAAAAACCATTGAAGATCGTCACTTTGAAGTGATCAAAGCTTTGGTTCCAGTAAAATCTCAAAGTGCAATCCTAGCTAGGATTAAGGGAGAAATTAATGACCTGGAAGATTTTCTAAAAGGGATCACCTACATCCAGGAACTCACTCCCCGAACATCAGACTTCCTGGTGAGCTTCGGTGAAAGACTATCCACCCAAATGCTAGCCTTCATTCTACAAGAAAGAGGTATACCTACCGAATATTGGGATGCTAGGAAGATTATAAAAACGAATAGTACTTACGGTTGTGCGGAAGTTGATACCTTAAGCACACATGAAAATATTATCCAAAATCTTAACAATACGGAGGTAATATACTGTGTAACCGGATTTATCGCATCAGATGAAAAAGGTGTAACCACTACCTTAGGCAGAGGTGGCTCAGACTATACAGCTTCCATCCTAGGGGCTGCACTAAATGCTGAAGTCATAGAGATTTGGACTGACGTGAACGGCATGATGACCGCAGATCCCAGAAAAGTGAAGAATGCTTTTTCTATACCTGAGATCTCGTATTCAGAAGCCATGGAACTCTCTCATTTTGGAGCAAAGGTCATCTACCCTCCTAGTTTGATTCCTGCCTTTCAAAGAGATATTCCAATACGTATCCTGAACACCTTCGATAGTGCACATCCGGGAACCATTATTAGCAAAACCGTAGCACAAAAGGCATATTCCATTACGGGAATCAGCTCCATCGATGACATAGCTTTAGTGAATTTACAAGGTAATGGCATGATAGGAGTAGCTGGGGTATCAGCTAAGTTGTTTGGCCTATTAGCAGATAATAACATATCTGTCATACTGATCACCCAGGCTTCATCTGAGCATTCCATCTGTTTTGCAGTAGAACCTACTGCGGGTGAGAAGGTAAGAAACATTTTAGAAAGAGGCTTTAGATCTGAGATCGAGAATGGAGAGATAGAGAATGTCTCTATCCAATATAACCTCTCTATCCTGGCTACAGTAGGTGAAGGAATGCGTTCCAGCTCCGGTATTTCCGGTAAACTATTCTCCGTTTTAGGTAAGAACGGTATTAATGTAGTAGCTACTGCCCAAGGCTCATCTGAGCTAAATATCTCTGTGGTAATCAAGAAAAAGGACATTGCCAAAGCCCTGAATGCAGTGCATGAATCCTTTTTTGAGATTGATGGCTTTACCATCAACTTGTTTATCTTAGGTCCGACTGGATTAATAGGACGAACACTGCTAAGACAGATACTCGCACAAAGGGAATACCTGAAGAAGGAGAAGAACGTAAGTATCCGATTAGTAGGTATGACTAACACTCGGAAAATGCTTTTAAACCCGGAAGGAATTCCCCTCGATGACGCCATTGAGCGTTTATTAGAGGACGGAGAAGTAGTGAATCAAAGTGAGTTCTTTGAAGATATGCAAGCTTTGAACCTGAGCAATTCCGTATTTGTAGATTGTTCTGCCGACAAAAACATCATTCAGTATTACGCCCCTTTACTGCAAAGTAATATATCTATCGTCACTCCGAATAAGGTAGCTAATTCCGGATCATATGAAGAATATGCCTTACTTAGAGACATCTCAAAAAGGAGAAACGTTAAATTCTTATACGAAACAAATGTAGGAGCAGGTTTGCCTATCATTAACACCTTACAAGGTTTGATCAATAGCGGTGACCAAATCCAGAAGATTGAAGCCGTACTGAGCGGTACTTTATCTTATATCTTCAACACTTTTGATATAGACAGATCTTTTGTAGATGTGGTAAAGGAGGCCAAAGAAAAAGGCTACACGGAACCGGACCCCAGAGATGATTTAAGCGGAACGGACGTAGCTCGAAAAATACTCATATTAGCTAGAGAGTGTGGTATAAAATTAGAATTAGAAGACGTAGAAATCACTCCTATCCTAAGCGAAAGAGCCTTAGCCGCTCCTACCGTAGATGCATTTTACCAGGTATTAGAAGAGGAAAATGAGATATACGCCAAACAAATCCAGACTGCCCATGAAGAAGGAAAAAGACTTCGATTCATTGCCCGGTTTGAAGAAGGCAAAGCAAAAATAGGATTGACTGCTGTGGATGCCACACACCCTTTCTATAGCTTGGCAGGATCAGAAAATATTGTCTCATTTACCACAGACCGTTATTTACATAACCCACTGGTAATTAAAGGGCCTGGAGCGGGTGCAGAAGTAACCGCTATGGGCGTATTTGCAGATATTATCAGTTTAAGTAGTTTCTTAGCCTAA
- a CDS encoding autorepressor SdpR family transcription factor, translating into MDKYFKALNDGTRREILEILRIHPAAAGEIADRFNISKPSISHHLDILKQAELVTAKKKGQFVMYSINLPALDEVFQWFSLFKSEINAEKPRIRIPLKV; encoded by the coding sequence ATGGATAAGTATTTTAAGGCTTTGAATGATGGTACCCGTCGGGAAATCCTTGAGATTCTGCGCATTCACCCTGCTGCAGCCGGGGAGATTGCAGACAGGTTTAACATTTCAAAGCCTAGTATCAGTCACCATCTGGACATTTTAAAGCAGGCGGAACTGGTTACGGCTAAAAAGAAAGGCCAATTTGTGATGTACTCTATTAACCTACCTGCCTTAGACGAAGTATTTCAATGGTTTTCCTTGTTCAAGTCAGAAATCAATGCAGAGAAACCTAGAATCAGAATTCCTTTAAAAGTATGA
- a CDS encoding aminotransferase class V-fold PLP-dependent enzyme, whose product MINFYPGPSKIYSEVPQYAQEAFELGILERNHRSEQGMELIGSCILELKRHLEIPSDYSVYFVSSATEAWEICAQSLLVEPTFVYNGAFGKKWMEYSKGILPDSHSLSFEPNEFPMFPTHGDVCVVANETSNGTHIPCIPQEREGLIVMDVVSSLGGRAYEMSKVDVWIASVQKCFGLPSGMGLLILSPKARMRAKEKGERLHYNSVLFLEENFSKHQTPYTPNLLGIYLLKRVLEGLEGKKIIHSRLEQRAQQLYNELREYYAPLIENPDLRSTTVLVFKCDHPRELSHFLEKNGVLIGKGYGEWKENTFRIANFPAIPDLHYKELSRLLSIFVKT is encoded by the coding sequence ATGATCAACTTCTATCCGGGACCTTCCAAGATCTATTCAGAAGTTCCCCAATATGCCCAGGAAGCGTTTGAGCTGGGTATACTGGAACGGAACCATAGATCTGAGCAAGGCATGGAGTTGATTGGGTCCTGTATCCTGGAGTTAAAAAGACATTTGGAGATCCCTTCGGATTATTCTGTGTATTTTGTTTCTTCCGCTACGGAGGCCTGGGAGATTTGTGCACAGTCTTTGCTAGTGGAGCCCACGTTTGTCTACAATGGAGCATTTGGAAAAAAATGGATGGAGTATTCCAAAGGAATTCTTCCAGATTCGCATTCTTTATCCTTTGAGCCGAATGAATTTCCCATGTTTCCCACCCATGGAGATGTGTGCGTTGTGGCAAATGAGACCTCAAACGGAACGCATATACCTTGCATCCCTCAGGAAAGAGAAGGCTTAATAGTCATGGATGTGGTTTCTTCTTTGGGGGGAAGGGCTTATGAAATGTCCAAAGTGGATGTCTGGATTGCCTCTGTTCAGAAGTGTTTCGGCCTACCATCAGGAATGGGGCTACTGATTCTTTCTCCAAAAGCACGCATGAGAGCAAAGGAAAAGGGAGAGCGTCTACACTATAATAGCGTTCTTTTTTTAGAAGAGAATTTCTCTAAGCATCAGACCCCCTATACGCCGAATCTATTGGGAATTTATCTTCTGAAGAGGGTTTTGGAAGGTTTAGAGGGAAAGAAAATCATACATTCACGGTTGGAGCAAAGAGCGCAACAATTGTATAATGAACTTAGGGAATATTATGCCCCACTGATTGAAAATCCTGATTTGAGATCCACCACCGTGCTAGTATTCAAATGTGACCATCCTAGAGAACTTTCCCACTTTTTGGAGAAAAATGGAGTGCTTATAGGGAAAGGCTATGGGGAGTGGAAAGAAAATACTTTCAGAATAGCGAATTTTCCGGCTATTCCTGACTTGCACTATAAAGAATTATCTAGATTACTTTCTATTTTTGTAAAAACATAG
- a CDS encoding MarC family protein, producing the protein MDFFSEFNFKELFSITLILFSVIDILGSIPIILNLRKKIGNVHAERITLISGILMIVYLFVGVKILQLFGVDVESFAVAGALILLIIAFEMILGREIFKHTPSADSKASSIVPLAFPIIAGAGTMTTLISLKAVYHDVNILAGIFINLILIFVVLKSSGWLERKLNPGTVEVLQKVFGLIILAIAIKLIKQNLF; encoded by the coding sequence ATGGATTTTTTCTCCGAATTTAATTTCAAAGAATTGTTTTCTATTACTCTTATCCTGTTTTCAGTGATAGATATATTAGGTTCTATCCCTATTATTCTAAATCTTAGAAAGAAGATAGGTAATGTACATGCAGAGCGTATTACTTTGATCTCTGGTATACTGATGATTGTATACCTTTTTGTAGGAGTTAAGATCTTACAACTTTTTGGAGTTGATGTGGAATCTTTTGCGGTAGCGGGTGCCTTGATTCTACTGATCATTGCCTTTGAGATGATCTTGGGAAGGGAAATCTTTAAACATACTCCTTCTGCGGATAGTAAGGCATCCAGCATTGTTCCACTTGCTTTTCCTATCATTGCCGGTGCGGGTACCATGACTACCTTAATTTCACTAAAGGCGGTTTATCATGATGTCAATATCCTGGCCGGTATTTTCATTAACCTGATTCTCATTTTTGTAGTGCTAAAATCATCCGGTTGGTTAGAAAGAAAACTGAATCCGGGAACTGTGGAAGTACTTCAAAAGGTATTTGGTTTGATTATTCTGGCTATAGCTATCAAGTTGATCAAGCAAAATCTTTTTTAG
- a CDS encoding lysoplasmalogenase — MRIALLYLVVLLLEIYGSTAYHRPLVWITKPLLMPLLMYLAYQKGIKDKWLYVALVGSWLGDIFLMLDGQFFPGLVSFLFAHIAYIILFKPYYTFSFIPIFLLALITSAYLIFLLPHIPLEMKWPVITYCSVITGMGIMASSLDLKSKKWITLGALLFILSDSLIAYNKFFQSLPYSAFFIMGTYGAAQYLILKGWSKKDFA, encoded by the coding sequence ATGAGAATTGCCCTACTCTACCTAGTGGTTCTCTTACTAGAAATCTACGGAAGTACAGCCTATCATAGACCCTTAGTTTGGATCACAAAACCATTATTAATGCCTTTACTGATGTATCTAGCCTACCAAAAAGGTATAAAGGACAAGTGGCTTTATGTAGCCTTAGTGGGGAGCTGGTTAGGAGACATTTTTTTAATGTTAGATGGGCAATTTTTTCCAGGTTTAGTTTCCTTTCTTTTTGCACATATAGCTTATATCATCTTATTCAAGCCCTACTATACATTCAGTTTTATCCCTATCTTTCTCCTAGCATTGATTACCAGCGCCTATCTCATATTCCTTCTACCGCATATACCGCTAGAAATGAAATGGCCGGTCATCACATATTGCTCTGTCATAACAGGTATGGGTATTATGGCCTCATCTTTGGACTTAAAAAGCAAAAAATGGATTACCTTAGGCGCACTGCTCTTTATCCTATCAGACTCATTAATAGCATACAATAAATTTTTCCAGAGTCTTCCCTACTCCGCATTCTTCATCATGGGAACATACGGAGCGGCTCAGTACCTCATTTTAAAGGGATGGTCTAAAAAAGATTTTGCTTGA